From a single Staphylococcus epidermidis genomic region:
- a CDS encoding aminotransferase class I/II-fold pyridoxal phosphate-dependent enzyme has product MEMSERLASIPDSYFGKTMGRIVEHGPLPLINMAVGIPDGETPKGIINHFSEALCIPENQKYGPFHGKDAFKQAIVNFYQRHYDVELDKEDEVCILYGTKNGLVALPTCVVNPGEIVLLPDPGYTDYLAGVMLADAKPLPLKLSPPNYLPNWNTISAKVLEKTKLIYLTYPNNPTGSTATQDDFDEAIHRFKGTQTKIVHDFAYSAFGFDAKNPSILASKNAKDVAIEIFSLSKGYNMSGFRVGFAVGNKKMIQALKKYQTHTNAGMFGALQDAATYALNHYDEFLEKQNEIFRRRRDNFESQLKHAHLPFVHSKGGIYIWLHTPPGYDSEAFEQLLLKEKSILVAPGKPFGENGNQYVRVSLALDDKQLEEAANRLTQLRYLYER; this is encoded by the coding sequence ATGGAAATGTCAGAAAGGCTAGCTTCAATTCCTGATAGCTACTTTGGCAAAACAATGGGCCGTATAGTTGAACATGGTCCTTTACCACTTATAAATATGGCAGTTGGAATTCCAGATGGAGAAACGCCAAAGGGTATTATCAATCATTTTTCAGAGGCGCTATGTATTCCAGAAAATCAAAAGTATGGTCCATTTCACGGCAAAGATGCCTTTAAACAAGCTATTGTTAACTTCTACCAAAGACATTACGATGTTGAATTAGACAAAGAAGATGAAGTTTGTATTTTATATGGGACTAAAAATGGTCTTGTTGCATTACCTACTTGTGTTGTTAATCCTGGTGAAATTGTACTTTTACCTGATCCGGGATATACAGATTATTTAGCGGGGGTCATGTTAGCTGATGCTAAACCACTCCCTTTAAAATTGTCGCCACCAAATTATTTGCCGAATTGGAATACTATAAGTGCTAAAGTTCTTGAGAAGACTAAGCTAATTTATTTAACATATCCCAATAATCCTACCGGTTCGACAGCGACACAAGATGATTTTGATGAAGCGATTCATCGTTTTAAAGGTACTCAAACAAAGATAGTTCATGACTTTGCATATAGTGCTTTTGGATTTGACGCCAAAAATCCAAGCATATTAGCTTCTAAAAATGCAAAAGATGTTGCTATCGAGATATTCTCTTTATCTAAAGGTTATAATATGTCAGGCTTTCGTGTTGGGTTTGCTGTTGGTAATAAAAAAATGATTCAAGCGTTAAAGAAGTATCAAACTCATACAAATGCAGGTATGTTTGGAGCACTTCAAGATGCTGCTACGTATGCACTCAATCATTATGATGAGTTTTTAGAAAAGCAAAATGAAATATTTAGACGTAGACGTGATAATTTTGAATCACAACTAAAACATGCACATTTACCGTTTGTTCACTCTAAGGGAGGTATTTACATTTGGTTACATACACCCCCGGGTTATGATAGTGAAGCATTCGAACAGTTGTTATTAAAAGAAAAGTCAATTTTAGTTGCACCTGGTAAACCATTTGGTGAAAATGGTAATCAATATGTGAGGGTTTCATTGGCGCTCGATGATAAACAATTAGAAGAAGCGGCGAATCGCTTAACACAATTACGGTATTTGTATGAAAGATAA
- a CDS encoding heavy metal translocating P-type ATPase codes for MANTTLTLDIIGMTCAACSNRIEKKLNRMNHVQAKVNLTTEKATIDYESDDYHLEDFVEQIQSLGYDVAVEQVELNINGMTCAACSNRIEKVLNQTQGVQQATVNLTTEQALIKYYPSATNTEALIKRIQNIGYDAETKTSSKAQSNRKKQELKHKRNKLIISAILSLPLLLVMVVHISPISIPSILVNPWVQLILSTPVQFIIGWQFYVGAYKNLRNGSANMDVLVAVGTSAAYFYSIYEMMMWLTHQTHHPHLYFETSAILITLILLGKYLEARAKSQTTNALSELLNLQAKEARVIKENKEIMLPLDKVKVGDTLLIKPGEKIPVDGKVTKGDTSIDESMLTGESIPVEKSSGDSVIGSTMNKNGSIMIEATQVGGDTALSHIIKVVEDAQSSKAPIQRLADIISGYFVPIVVSIAVITFIIWIIFVHPGQFEPALVSAISVLVIACPCALGLATPTSIMVGTGRAAENGILFKGGQFVERAHYVDTIVLDKTGTITNGQPVVTDYVGDNDTLQLLASAENASEHPLADAIVTYAKDKGLNLLDNDTFKSIPGHGIKATIHQQQILVGNRKLMNDYNISISNKLNDQLNHYEHLGQTAMMIAVDNQINGIIAVADTVKNDAKQAIKELRNMNIDVVMLTGDNNRTAQTIAKQVGIEHVIAEVLPEEKAHQISLLQDKGKQVAMVGDGINDAPALVKADIGMAIGTGAEVAIEAADITILGGDLLLVPKAIKASKATIKNIRQNLFWAFGYNVAGIPIAACGLLAPWIAGAAMALSSVSVVMNALRLKKMKL; via the coding sequence ATGGCTAATACAACGTTGACTTTGGATATTATTGGTATGACATGTGCTGCGTGCTCAAATCGTATTGAAAAGAAATTGAATCGTATGAATCATGTTCAAGCTAAAGTGAATCTGACTACTGAAAAAGCAACTATCGACTATGAGTCTGACGATTATCATCTCGAAGATTTTGTAGAGCAAATTCAAAGTCTCGGCTATGATGTTGCAGTTGAGCAAGTAGAATTAAATATAAATGGTATGACATGTGCAGCATGTTCTAATCGTATAGAAAAGGTTCTAAATCAAACGCAAGGTGTACAACAGGCAACAGTAAACTTAACTACCGAACAAGCACTCATCAAATATTACCCTAGTGCTACGAACACGGAAGCATTAATTAAACGTATTCAAAATATTGGATACGATGCTGAAACTAAAACTTCATCAAAAGCGCAATCAAATCGTAAAAAACAAGAGTTAAAACATAAACGCAATAAATTAATCATTTCAGCTATTTTATCGTTGCCACTATTATTAGTAATGGTGGTGCATATCTCACCAATTTCCATTCCATCCATTTTGGTCAATCCTTGGGTACAATTAATTCTTTCAACACCTGTCCAATTTATTATTGGGTGGCAATTTTACGTTGGCGCGTATAAAAATTTGCGAAATGGTTCAGCTAACATGGATGTATTGGTTGCTGTTGGTACCAGTGCCGCATATTTTTATAGCATTTATGAAATGATGATGTGGCTCACACATCAAACACATCACCCGCATTTATATTTTGAAACAAGTGCTATTTTAATTACGTTAATTCTTCTTGGTAAATATTTAGAAGCACGTGCCAAATCACAGACTACCAATGCATTAAGCGAATTGTTAAATTTACAAGCGAAAGAAGCACGAGTAATTAAAGAAAATAAAGAAATTATGCTTCCACTTGATAAAGTTAAAGTCGGAGATACTTTACTAATAAAACCCGGCGAAAAGATACCTGTAGATGGCAAAGTCACTAAAGGTGATACTTCTATTGACGAATCCATGCTAACTGGTGAGTCTATACCTGTTGAAAAAAGTAGTGGCGATTCAGTGATTGGTTCTACCATGAATAAAAATGGTTCAATCATGATTGAAGCAACTCAAGTAGGTGGTGATACTGCATTATCACATATAATTAAAGTGGTTGAGGATGCTCAAAGTTCTAAAGCACCGATTCAACGCTTAGCTGATATTATTTCTGGATATTTTGTTCCGATTGTAGTTAGCATTGCGGTTATTACTTTTATCATATGGATTATATTCGTTCACCCCGGGCAATTTGAACCTGCACTTGTTTCAGCAATATCTGTTTTAGTTATTGCTTGTCCCTGTGCACTTGGTTTAGCAACGCCTACATCTATTATGGTAGGTACAGGACGTGCTGCAGAAAATGGCATATTATTCAAAGGAGGCCAATTTGTAGAACGTGCACATTATGTTGATACAATCGTGCTAGATAAAACAGGCACAATTACTAATGGTCAACCTGTAGTAACTGATTATGTTGGTGACAATGATACATTACAACTTTTAGCAAGTGCTGAAAATGCTTCAGAACATCCTCTTGCTGATGCTATTGTTACTTATGCTAAAGATAAAGGTCTTAATTTACTTGATAATGACACTTTTAAATCAATTCCGGGACATGGTATTAAAGCTACGATTCATCAACAACAAATCCTTGTGGGCAATCGAAAATTAATGAACGATTACAATATATCTATTAGTAATAAATTAAATGACCAATTAAATCACTATGAACATTTAGGTCAAACGGCAATGATGATTGCCGTGGATAATCAAATTAATGGAATCATTGCTGTTGCTGATACAGTAAAAAATGATGCTAAACAAGCGATAAAAGAACTAAGAAATATGAATATCGACGTGGTTATGCTGACTGGTGATAACAATCGAACAGCTCAAACCATCGCCAAACAAGTTGGCATTGAACATGTAATTGCAGAAGTGTTGCCCGAAGAAAAGGCACATCAAATCTCTTTATTACAAGACAAAGGTAAACAGGTTGCCATGGTCGGTGATGGAATTAATGATGCGCCTGCACTTGTAAAAGCCGATATTGGAATGGCTATAGGCACTGGAGCTGAGGTAGCGATTGAAGCTGCAGATATTACGATTCTTGGTGGTGACTTGCTATTAGTTCCAAAAGCTATCAAAGCAAGTAAAGCTACGATTAAAAATATTCGACAAAATTTATTTTGGGCATTTGGATATAACGTAGCTGGCATCCCAATAGCTGCTTGTGGTTTATTAGCACCTTGGATTGCCGGTGCTGCTATGGCATTAAGTTCTGTTAGCGTAGTTATGAATGCATTAAGACTGAAAAAAATGAAACTATAG
- a CDS encoding acyltransferase family protein, translating to MNENNYRRLNKTYKPHYLPGLDGLRAIAVIGIIIYHLNTKWLSGGFLGVDTFFVISGYLITSLLLSEYYRNNSINLVNFWLRRFKRLIPAMMFVVTVVLIYTLLFKPELIISIKHDAIAALFYVSNWWYIIQDVDYFNQFAVAPLKHLWSLAIEEQFYLFFPFILLGLLKFFKKRTTMIILLIISLLSLTAMITIHMYTGNNSRVYFGTDTRLQTLLLGCLLAFIWPPFSFRKDISKGAKASISAIGIVGMAVLIYLFVVVSDQDKWIYSGGFYAISFLTLFVIASVVHPSSVLKKILSFKLFIYIGKRSYSLYLWHYPIIIFMNSYFVQGQIPWFVYICEVILMFVMAEVSYKFIETPIRKNGFKAFTVIPKNLTRFSRTIIVLILLVPSAFIVFGAYDSLGKEHDKQQAAKQKSFKTNQKAKPKKPDENNQDKSSQQHFNPKEASPLLLGDSVMVDIGQVFSEKVPNANIDGKVGRQLIEGKDLINQKYQDYTKKGQSVVIELGTNGEFTKNQMNELIDSLGEADIYLIKVRVPRDYESTNNKIMEQVAKKHKNVHIVDWYKTSEGHSEYFAYDGIHLEYSGVKALSNEIIKKMKEVNEK from the coding sequence ATGAACGAGAACAATTATAGACGTCTCAACAAAACTTATAAACCGCACTATTTGCCTGGTTTAGATGGTTTGAGAGCTATAGCAGTCATTGGGATAATCATTTATCATTTAAATACGAAATGGTTATCTGGTGGATTCCTTGGAGTAGATACTTTTTTTGTCATTTCTGGTTATCTCATAACTAGTTTATTATTAAGTGAGTATTATAGAAATAATTCTATTAATTTAGTTAATTTTTGGCTTAGAAGATTTAAACGATTAATACCAGCAATGATGTTTGTTGTCACGGTTGTTTTAATATATACATTACTATTTAAACCCGAATTAATTATTAGTATAAAACATGATGCTATAGCAGCACTTTTCTATGTTTCTAACTGGTGGTATATCATACAAGACGTAGACTATTTTAATCAATTTGCTGTAGCGCCATTAAAGCATTTGTGGTCATTAGCTATTGAAGAACAATTCTATCTATTCTTTCCATTTATACTTTTAGGCTTATTAAAGTTTTTCAAAAAGAGAACTACAATGATTATTCTATTAATCATCTCTTTATTATCATTAACTGCAATGATAACGATACATATGTATACAGGTAACAATTCTAGAGTTTATTTCGGGACTGACACACGTTTACAAACGTTATTATTAGGATGCTTACTAGCATTTATTTGGCCACCGTTCTCTTTCAGAAAGGATATATCTAAAGGTGCTAAAGCAAGTATAAGTGCAATAGGCATAGTCGGAATGGCAGTGCTCATTTATTTGTTTGTAGTGGTTAGTGATCAAGATAAATGGATATATAGTGGAGGATTTTATGCCATCTCGTTCTTAACACTGTTTGTCATTGCAAGCGTTGTGCATCCATCAAGTGTTTTAAAGAAAATACTAAGTTTCAAGTTATTTATTTATATAGGTAAGAGATCGTATAGTTTATATTTATGGCACTATCCTATCATTATTTTTATGAATAGTTATTTCGTACAAGGTCAGATTCCTTGGTTTGTATATATTTGTGAAGTGATACTTATGTTTGTCATGGCTGAAGTATCTTATAAATTTATCGAAACACCTATTAGAAAAAATGGATTTAAAGCATTCACGGTGATACCGAAAAATTTAACAAGATTTTCAAGAACGATTATTGTGTTAATCTTGCTTGTTCCTTCTGCATTCATAGTATTTGGTGCCTATGATAGTTTGGGTAAAGAGCATGATAAACAACAAGCTGCGAAACAAAAATCTTTTAAAACGAACCAGAAAGCAAAACCTAAAAAGCCAGATGAAAATAATCAAGATAAGTCTTCACAACAACATTTTAATCCTAAAGAAGCGTCTCCATTATTGCTGGGAGATTCAGTAATGGTAGATATCGGTCAAGTCTTTAGTGAAAAAGTACCAAATGCTAATATTGATGGAAAAGTTGGCCGACAGTTAATTGAGGGTAAAGATTTAATCAATCAAAAGTACCAAGATTATACTAAAAAAGGTCAGAGTGTTGTGATAGAACTTGGTACAAACGGTGAGTTTACGAAAAATCAAATGAATGAATTAATTGATTCTTTAGGTGAAGCAGATATTTACTTAATTAAGGTAAGAGTACCGAGAGACTACGAGTCTACTAATAATAAAATTATGGAACAAGTAGCTAAGAAACATAAAAATGTTCATATTGTTGATTGGTATAAAACATCTGAAGGTCATTCTGAGTATTTTGCATATGATGGTATTCACTTGGAATACAGTGGTGTTAAGGCATTATCTAATGAAATCATTAAGAAAATGAAAGAAGTTAATGAAAAATAA
- a CDS encoding transglycosylase family protein yields the protein MKKTVIASTLAVSLGIAGYGLSGHEAHASETTNVDKAHLVDLAQHNPEELNAKPVQAGAYDIHFVDNGYQYNFTSNGSEWSWSYAVAGSDADYTESSSNQEVSANTQSSNTNVQAVSAPTSSESRSYSTSTTSYSAPSHNYSSHSSSVRLSNGNTAGSVGSYAAAQMAARTGVSASTWEHIIARESNGQLHARNASGAAGLFQTMPGWGSTGSVNDQINAAYKAYKAQGLSAWGM from the coding sequence ATGAAAAAAACAGTTATCGCTTCTACATTAGCAGTATCTTTAGGAATTGCAGGTTACGGTTTATCAGGACATGAAGCACACGCTTCAGAAACTACAAACGTTGATAAAGCACACTTAGTAGATTTAGCACAACATAATCCTGAAGAATTAAATGCTAAACCAGTTCAAGCTGGTGCTTACGATATTCATTTCGTAGACAATGGATACCAATACAACTTCACTTCAAATGGTTCTGAATGGTCATGGAGCTACGCTGTAGCTGGTTCAGATGCTGATTACACAGAATCATCATCAAACCAAGAAGTAAGTGCAAATACACAATCTAGTAACACAAATGTACAAGCTGTTTCAGCTCCAACTTCTTCAGAAAGTCGTAGCTACAGCACATCAACTACTTCATACTCAGCACCAAGCCATAACTACAGCTCTCACAGTAGTTCAGTAAGATTATCAAATGGTAATACTGCTGGTTCTGTAGGTTCATATGCTGCTGCTCAAATGGCTGCACGTACTGGTGTATCTGCTTCAACATGGGAACACATCATTGCTAGAGAATCAAATGGTCAATTACATGCACGTAATGCTTCAGGTGCTGCTGGATTATTCCAAACTATGCCAGGTTGGGGTTCAACTGGTTCAGTAAATGATCAAATCAATGCCGCTTATAAAGCATATAAAGCACAAGGTTTATCTGCTTGGGGTATGTAA
- the copZ gene encoding copper chaperone CopZ: MTQKIIKVEGMSCEHCRNAVESALAKLNGVSSAEVNLDENHVRVEYNDSKVTFENMKEAIEEQGYDVK; the protein is encoded by the coding sequence ATGACACAAAAAATCATAAAAGTTGAAGGAATGAGTTGCGAACATTGTAGAAACGCCGTAGAATCGGCACTAGCTAAACTAAATGGCGTATCAAGTGCTGAAGTAAATTTAGATGAAAATCATGTACGCGTTGAGTATAATGATTCAAAAGTTACATTTGAAAATATGAAAGAAGCAATTGAAGAACAAGGTTATGATGTTAAATAA
- a CDS encoding D-lactate dehydrogenase, whose protein sequence is MTKIKLMGVREEDEHYIEMWSQQHEVEVDMSKEQLTEDNVQSIEGFDGLSLSQTLPLSETIYNKLNQLGIRQIAQRSAGFDGYNLELASKYGLIISNVPSYSPRSIAEFTVTQAINIVRHFNHIQRKMRLHDFRWEASILSQSIKDLKVAVIGTGHIGGIVAQIFSEGYLCDVVAYDPFPSEHVKPYVTYKQSINEAIKEADIVTIHMPSTQYNNYLFNENMFQMFKKGAVFVNCARGSLVDTKALLSAIEQGQIKGAALDTYEYEIGVYTTDRSEEGLNDPLLEELITREDIIVTPHIAFYTEEAIKHLIFDALDATMEVLNTGTTELRVN, encoded by the coding sequence ATGACTAAAATTAAATTAATGGGTGTCAGAGAAGAAGATGAACATTATATTGAAATGTGGTCACAACAACATGAAGTGGAAGTGGATATGTCGAAAGAACAGTTAACTGAAGACAATGTCCAATCTATTGAAGGATTTGATGGACTATCATTGTCTCAAACATTACCATTATCAGAAACAATTTATAATAAATTAAATCAACTTGGAATTCGGCAGATCGCTCAACGAAGTGCTGGATTTGATGGTTATAATTTAGAGTTAGCATCTAAATATGGTCTTATTATATCTAATGTGCCTTCCTATTCACCTCGAAGCATTGCTGAGTTTACCGTGACTCAAGCCATCAATATTGTACGTCACTTTAATCATATTCAAAGAAAAATGAGATTGCACGATTTTAGGTGGGAAGCATCAATTTTATCTCAATCAATCAAAGATTTAAAGGTAGCGGTTATTGGCACGGGACATATTGGTGGCATTGTTGCACAAATATTCTCAGAAGGATATCTATGTGACGTTGTAGCGTATGATCCTTTTCCAAGTGAACATGTGAAACCTTACGTTACCTATAAACAAAGTATAAATGAGGCAATTAAAGAGGCAGATATTGTCACAATACATATGCCGTCAACACAATATAACAATTACCTGTTTAATGAAAACATGTTTCAAATGTTTAAAAAGGGTGCTGTGTTTGTAAATTGTGCTAGAGGATCCTTAGTAGATACCAAGGCTTTGTTATCTGCAATAGAGCAAGGTCAAATTAAAGGTGCAGCACTTGATACTTATGAATATGAAATTGGAGTATATACGACAGATAGAAGTGAAGAAGGTTTGAATGACCCACTTTTAGAGGAATTAATTACTAGAGAAGATATTATTGTTACACCGCATATAGCATTTTATACTGAAGAGGCAATCAAACATCTTATTTTTGATGCTTTAGATGCAACAATGGAAGTATTAAATACTGGCACGACGGAGTTAAGAGTAAATTAA
- a CDS encoding CHAP domain-containing protein: MKKIATATIATAGIATFAFAHHDAQAAEQNNDGYNPNDPYSYSYTYTIDAEGNYHYTWKGNWSPDRVNTSYNYNNYNNYNYYGYNNYSNYNNYSNYNNYNNYQSNNTQSQRTTQPTGGLGASYSTSSSNVHVTTTSAPSSNGVSLSNARSASGNLYTSGQCTYYVFDRVGGKIGSTWGNANNWANAAARSGYTVNNSPAKGAILQTSQGAYGHVAYVEGVNSNGSIRVSEMNYGHGAGVVTSRTISASQAASYNYIH; the protein is encoded by the coding sequence ATGAAAAAAATCGCTACAGCTACAATTGCAACTGCAGGAATCGCTACTTTCGCATTTGCACACCATGACGCACAAGCAGCAGAACAAAATAATGATGGGTACAATCCAAACGACCCTTATTCATATAGCTACACTTACACAATCGATGCTGAAGGTAACTACCACTACACTTGGAAAGGTAACTGGAGTCCAGATCGTGTAAATACTTCATATAACTATAATAATTATAATAACTACAACTACTATGGTTACAATAACTATAGCAACTACAATAACTACAGTAATTACAACAATTACAACAACTATCAATCAAACAACACGCAATCACAAAGAACAACTCAACCGACTGGTGGTTTAGGCGCAAGCTATTCAACATCAAGTAGTAATGTTCACGTTACAACAACTTCTGCGCCATCATCAAACGGTGTATCTTTATCAAACGCTCGCTCAGCATCTGGTAACTTATACACTTCAGGTCAATGTACATATTATGTATTTGACAGAGTAGGTGGCAAAATCGGTTCAACGTGGGGTAACGCAAACAACTGGGCAAACGCTGCAGCACGTTCTGGTTACACAGTAAACAATTCGCCTGCTAAAGGTGCAATCTTACAAACGTCACAAGGTGCATACGGACACGTAGCATACGTTGAAGGTGTAAACAGCAATGGTTCAATCAGAGTTTCAGAAATGAACTACGGTCACGGTGCAGGTGTTGTCACTTCACGTACAATCTCTGCGAGCCAAGCTGCTTCATATAACTATATTCACTAA